The sequence below is a genomic window from Myxococcus xanthus.
TGGACCTGTCCAGCGTCTCCGCCATCCTCTGCGACTACAACATGCCGGACATGAACGGCTCCGACGTGCTCACGGTGATGCGGGAGCTGAAGGACTGCCGGGTGCCGTTCATCTTCCTCACCGGACACGAGGAGCTGGATGACCTCGTGTCCGTGGCCATCCGCTACGGCGCGGAGCTGCTGCCCAAGCCCATCCAGCCCGTGGAGCTGGTGCGGCTGCTCGTCAAACAGCTCGCCTCCGCGGCCTGAGCGCGATGTGTCCACGCGCTGCGCCACAGATGACAATGGCTGCCCGGGTGCACCCAAGCCCCCTCGCTCGCTCCGCCTTGATTGGATGAGAGAGAAAGACAAATGGTGACCGCATACCCTCACTCAGGGTAAAAATAGGATATCGGGAAAGGACTGCCATGAAAGAGCCGTTTTGGACCCTGTACCTCACCCTGACAGTGCACGGACACCCTCCGGACATCTGGTACTACAACGTCAAGTTGCGGAACGAGGCCATCTACATCGGGACAAACGAGCACCACATCACGGTGCTGGCGAACCATGGCGGATGGCACGTCACCATCAACCAAAGCCATGACGGTCAGGTCGCGGGCGGGTTCGACGACCTCGTGAACCTGCGATGGGATGTCACACCGGAGATAGGTCGCGCGCTTGAGTGGATCCGACACCACCGCGTGAACATGTAGAGCCCCGGCACTCGACGCGCTCTCGGTTCGCAGCCCTGACCGAACACCTGCTGAGCGCAAGGAGCGCCATGGCCTTCGCGGCTGGCGGCGGAGCCCTCCAGCGGCGGGCCTGCGCTCAACCGAGCACGGCCACCAACTGGCGGCACTGGGCCAGCAACTCACCCTCCTGGGTCCACAGCTGCTGGAAGTCCTCGGAGTAGCCCTCCGCCGCCTGCCGTGAGCGCCCCGTGCGCAGGAAGTGGGCGTCCTCGCGCAGG
It includes:
- a CDS encoding response regulator, translated to MQNVLVIDDDAFVLSVVRDILQSAGYGVVAVQSPAEAFNLDLSSVSAILCDYNMPDMNGSDVLTVMRELKDCRVPFIFLTGHEELDDLVSVAIRYGAELLPKPIQPVELVRLLVKQLASAA